From the Chloroflexota bacterium genome, the window AACTGGGTTATCCTTTCACTGCGCCGGCGGCGAGACCGCGAATCAATTGCCGATTGCCGGCGATGAACAGGATAATGGTTGGAGTCAAGATCATGACGACGCCGGCGAGAACGACATTCCACAGAAAGCGTTCCTGGTCTTGCAAGAGGGCAAGCCCGATTTGCACCGTGCGCATGTCCTTGTTGTTGGTGACGAGCAGGGGCCACAGATATTGATTGTACGTCGTCAGAAAACTATACACGGCGAGCGTCCCCAACGCGGGACGCGCCAGCGGCACCGCAATCGTGATCAGAAAACGAAGACGACCACACCCATCAATCCTTGCCGCATCGTGCAAGTCTTTGGGAATGGACATGAAAAATTGACGCACGAGGAAGGTGCCGTACGCCGTTGCCAGGTACGGCAACGTCAAACCCAGGTACGTGTCTTTGAGTTTCAGATCGTTCACGATGGTCATGTAATTCGGAATAATCGTCGCTTCCCACGGAATCATTTGCGTGGAAAGAAACAACAGGAAGAAAAAGTTCTTGTACTTGAAATCAATGAACGCGAACGCGTACGCCGCCAAACTCGCCATCACCAAGTGGGAGATCATCACCGTGGACGACTGGATCAGACTGTTGAGCAAATAGCGCAGGATGGGCGCCATATTGTTCGCATCTACGAAATTCTGGAAGCGAAATCCCGTTGGCAACAACTTGGGCGGATAGTTCGACACGTCGGCTTCGGTGCCTAGACTCGTGATGAGGGCTTGATACAACGGGAACAGGACGAAAACCGCCATCAACACGAGCAACGCGTACAAGAAAATTTTTTGGACGAGCGGATAGCGTGGAGTAGACTCGTTCATGAGTAATGCACCCTCCGTTCCAGCACGCCGAATTGCAGAATCGTGAACACGAGCATGATCAGGAACAGGACGACCGACATCGCGCCGGCGATACCGTACTGCCCGTTAAAGTAGAACGCGCGGTAGATCAAATACACGATCACATTCGTCGAATCTATCGGACCGCCGCGGGTCATCACGTTGATTTGCGTAAACGTTTGGAGCGCGCCCAGCGTCGAGACGATGATGAGGAAAAAGAGCGTCGGCGAAATTAGCGGAATGGTGATGTGGCGGAACGATTGCCAAAAACCCGCGCCGTCAATCGTCGCGCTTTCGTACAGTTCCTGGGAAATGCCCTGCATCGCGGCGAGAAAGAGGACCGTGTTGAAGCCAATGTTCAGCCACACGGTGACCATCGAAACCGAGAGCAACGCGGTGGCGGTGCCGGTGAGCCATTGGACGCGCGGCAGGTGTGCGAGGTCGAGCACGTAGTTAAAGATGCCAATCGCCGGATGGAATAGGAACAAGAAAATCAGCGAGGCGGTCGCGCCCGACACGGCAATCGTCGAAGAAAAGATCACGCGAAAGACGCTGATGCCTCTAAGTTGAAAATTGGCGAGCGTCGCGAAGAACAAGGACAGGATCATCGTCGCCGGCACGACGTAGAGCGCGAACATCAGCGAGACGTTTAGACTATTCCACAAGTCCTTGTCGCCCAAAATGCGCTCATAGTTTTCGAATCCCGCGAATGCCGCCATCCGTCCAATTGGATCCGTCAAAAAGAAACTGAGTTGGATCGTCTTGAGGAGCGGAATGAAAACAAACGAGACAAAGATCACGAGTGAGGGAGCCAGGAACACCATCGCCACGCCAAAGTTTTTTAGGTTGCGAATGCGCGCGTTGGTGCGCTGGCTGGTTGCGCCGATGGTGTGGGTGGTAGGTGCGGTCTGAGTTGCCATACTCTCTTCCTTGAGAATCTGCCCAACACACACGTGTTGGGGTGTTCGAGATCGTACTCGTTCAATGTAAAGAACAGACTAACATACGTTGAAAGTTGGGTCAAGTTTGCGTAAAGATTTCGAAACGGACTAGTTTATGTGGGGAGAAACAGTGCAAACGTTTGCATAAATAATATAGTCATCTTTCCAAATTTTGTCAACCGATTGCGCGCGGCGCGTGGGGCAATATTGAATCGGTGCGGCGCGCGGGTTGCGCGCGCGATGCTTGCCAAACGCTGTGATTACGCATATACTTGCAACCGATGCCGAAAGAGAAAATTCTGCTGCTCGAAGATCACGCCGAGTTGCGCGCCGAGACCACGCGCATTCTCGCCGATGCCGGCTATCGTGTTCAATCTGCCGCCACCGGCGCGGACGCGCTCGTCTTGGCGCGACGCGAAGCGTTCGATCTACTCATCGCGGACATTTTCTTGCCCGACCAATCCGGCATCCAGGTGTTCGAGCAAGCGCGCGGCTTGCTGCCCGACCTGGCTGGCATCGTCATCACCGGGCACAGCACCTGGGAACTCGCGCTCGACGCGTTGCGCGCCGGGTTTGTCGGTTTCCTCGTCAAGCCAGTCGTCCCCGAACAACTCCTTGCCGCGATTGTCAACGCGCTCGAACAAGAAAAACTGCGCCGCGAGAACGCGCGCTTGCGCGCGCTCGTGCCGCTGTACGAATTGTCGCGCGCGTTCATGGGCACGCTCGACCTGAAAGACGTGCTCGATCTCGTCGTCGCGACGATCAAACGCGAAACGAAAGCCGAAACCGTTTCGCTCATGTTGCTCGACGAGGATCGGCGCGAATTGCACATCGCCGCCGCCGCCGGTTTGCCGCCCGACATCGTGGGGACGGAACGCAGCGCGCTCGGCAATAGCATCGCCGCGCGCGTGGCGCAAAGCGGCGAACCGATGATGATCGCGGAAGGATTGCCGCTCGAGCCGGACATTCGCAAGATGATGGCGAAACCGCACATCCTTTCGGCGTTGTCGTTGCCGATGCTCGCGCGCGGGCAGGTGATCGGCGTGCTCAATCTGTCACGCAATCATGGCAACGATCCGTTCACGCACGGCGACCTCGAACTGGCGACCGTGTTCGTCAGCCAAGCCGCGATTGCCATCGAACAAGCGCGTTGGTTCAATCAACTCAAACGCCTCAACGACCTGAGCCAGCGCCTCGCGCGCGCAGTAGATTTGGACGAAACGGTCGCGACGTTGTTGAGCGCGCCGGTGGATTTGCTCAACGCGCGCGGCGCGGCGCTGTGGCTTGCCGATGAAATGCTCGGCGCGGGTTTAAAGACGCTCGGTCTCGATGTGTCTCAGGTGCCGACGGATTTGTACGAACAGGTCGTCGAAGGATTTCACTGCGAGGCGCAGACCGGCTGGTTCGTGATTCCGCTCCGGCATGGCGAACGCAACCTCGGCGCGCTGATCGCGTGGCTGCAATCGCCCGAAGCGCCGAGCGCCGAACGCCTGGGCTTGTTACGCACGCTCGCGCACACAGCCGGCGCGGCGATTGAATCGCATCGTTTGCGCGCGCGCGAAAAAATGGCGTACCGCGAATTGGATCGCGCCGTGCGCGCGGATTCCAACTTGAAGGAAACGCTCGACCGCTTGCTCAACGAAATGATGGACGCGTGCGACGCGGAACGCGGCGCGATTTTTTTGCGGAACCCGGATGAGGCGCGCATCGAACCCTGGGTCGCACGCGGCGCGGAGACGGATCCCGACTTTGCGAATGCGGTTGTCGGCGAAGGATTAGCGCGCGTGCTCACCGATCCGACCCAGCAGCAAGCGTTGATCGGCGTGCCGATGATGACCGGCGCGCGCGCCGAGGGCGCGATCGTGCTCGCGCGGTCGTCGGTCACCGGCGGCTTTCACTCCGAGCACGTGGACTTGTTGTCGTACCTCGCGAGCGCGACCGCGTTGATCGTGCGGAACGCGCAGTTGTACGCGCGCTCGGAAGAAGCCAGCATCACCGAAGAACGCACGCGCATCGCGCGCGAAATTCACGACGGCGTCGCGCAAGACCTGGCGTTCCTCGTGATGAAAACCGGCGTGGCGGAACGCTTGCTCAGTCAGGGCAAAGACAAGGAACTGAAAGGCGAACTGCGCGAAGTGTCGAATCAACTGCGGCGCGATTTGCGCGACGTGCGCCGCATCATTTTCGCGCTGCGCCCGCTCGACATCGAAGCGATCGGCTTTTTGCCGGCGATCCAGAAATTCGCCAAGGAATTCGGCGCGGCGAACGAAATTGATGTTCAGTTGGAAACCGAAGGCACGTGGACCGGTCTGTCGCCCAAACTAGAAACCGCGTTGTTTCGGCTGACCCAGGAAACGTTGAACAACATTCGCAAACATGCGCGCGCCAAGCACGCCTGGGTCACGCTGGCTCTGCGCGACGGCATCGCCGCGCTGACGGTGCGCGACGATGGACGCGGTTTTGATTTGGCGCAGGCGACCAAAGCCGCGCGCGCGCGCGGGAGCGTGGGCTTGGTGCAAATGCGCGAGCGCGCCGAACGCGCCGGCGGCACGTTCGCGCTCGAAACTGCGCCGGGCAAAGGGACACTCATTCACATCGAATTGCCCGCGCGCGAAAATTAATCGAACGTCGCGGCGCGTCGCTCGCGCACCGCGACAAGATGGAACATGAAATTCAAAGTTGCATTGCCTCAGTTTGCGCCGCGCCTCGGCGACGTGAACGCGAACCTCGGACAGATCCTCAACCTGATTGAAGCAAGTCGCTCGCTCCATGCCGACCTGGTCGTCTTGCCGGAACTCGCGTTGACCGGCTACTATCTCAAAGACCTGGTGCCGCACGTCGCCGTGCGTCCGACGCTGGACGATCCGCGTTTTGCGCCGCTCATTGCGGCAAGCCGCGACCTGGACATTGCGGTGGGCTTTGTCGAAGAGGATGCGCGGCATCGGTACTATATCGCCGGCGCATACCTATCCGAACGACGCGTCGTGCACGTGCATCGCAAAATTTATTTGCCGACGTACCGGTTGTTCGACGACGGACGTTTTTTCGCGCCGGGCAACGCGATGCGCGCGTTCGACACGCGCTTTGGTCGCGCCGGCATCGCGATTTGCGAAGACGCGTGGCATCTCTCGACGCCGTACGTGTTGTGGCAGGACGGCGCGGATATTTTGATTGACCTCTCGGCGAGTCCGGGCTATGGCATTTCGACGCGTCCCGAAGTGGCGAACGCCGCGACGGTCAATAATTTCTTGCGAACCTACGCGGAGATCTTGACGACGATCGTAATCTTTTCGAATCGAGTCGGCAACGAGGACGGCATCGCGTTTTGGGGCGGCAGTTGTGTGATCGGTCCCGACGGGGAAACGATTGCCGCCGCGCCGCACTTTGAAGACGCGCTCATCGTCGTCGAGGTGGACACGGACGCGTTGCGCCGCGCGCGTTTGCGATTGCCCACGCTGCGCGATGAACAACGCGAGTTGGTGCGGCACGAATTGGGGCGCATCGCCAAGTCGGAGCTGGACGATTAATTCGCAAGAGCGCAGAGGCGCAGAGGTGCAGGGGAGAGTACAAGTCTTCACCCTTGCTCCCTTGCTCCCCAGTTCCTCTGCACAATGTATCAAACATGATAAATTCTTTAGAGCCACTCGAAATCAACACCACGCTCGCGCGCAAGATCATCGTGCGCTTTATTCGCGAAGAAATCACGCGTGTCGGATTCGCGCGCGGCGTCATCGGTCTGTCCGGCGGAATTGATTCGTCGCTCTCGGCGTATCTCGCGGTCGAGGCGCTCGGTGCGGCGAACGTCCTCGGCGTGTTGATGCCGTACCGCACGAGCGATCCGCAGAGCCGCGCGGACGGCGAACTCGTCGCACAACAACTCGGCATCGCGACGCGTGTCGTCGAAATCACGCCGATGGTCGAGCCGTACCTCGCGCAATTCGCCGGCGAAGACGTGCGACGGCGCGGCAACGTGATGGCGCGCCAACGGATGATCGTGCTGTACGACCAGTCGGAAGAATTTCACGCGCTCGTGCTTGGCACGTCGAACAAGACCGAGGCGCTCCTGGGTTACACGACCCAGTTCGGCGACAATGCCGCCGCGATTCAGCCGCTCGCCGATCTCTACAAATGCCAGGTGCGTCAACTCGCACGCGCGGTCGGCGTGCCGGATGCGATCATCGCCAAAGCGCCGAGTGCGGATTTGTGGCAAGGGCAAACCGACGAAGGCGAGCTGGGTTTCACGTATGACGAGGCGGACGCGGTTTTGTATCGGTTGATTGACGAACGCCGCTATGTCGAAGAGGTGATTGACCTGGGTTTCGACGCGCGCGTCGTGCGGCGCGTGGCGGAATTGGTGCAACGCAATCAGTTCAAGCGCGTCACGCCGCCCGTGCCCAAGCTTAGCGCGCGCACGATTGGCACGGATTTTCTGTACGATCGGGACTGGGGAAAGTGATTTGGGATTTCTGATTTCTGATTTTCAATCCGCAATCTGAAATCTGAAATCTGAAATCTGAAATCCAAAATCGAAAATCGGAGATTCCTATGCAACGCGCACTGGTGACCGGCGGAGCCGGGTTTATTGGATCGCATCTCGTCGAAGGATTGCTCGCGCGCGGGTACGAAGTGACTGTGCTCGACAATCTCGCGACCGGACGACGCGACAATTTGGCGCGCGTCCTCAACCAGATTCATCTCGTCGAAGGTGACGTGCGAAACCTCACGACGATTCACAGCGTGATGCGTAAAGTGGACGTCGTGTTTCATCTCGCCGCGCTGCCGTCGGTGGCGCGCTCGGTCAAGAATCCGCTCGAAAGCAA encodes:
- a CDS encoding carbohydrate ABC transporter permease encodes the protein MNESTPRYPLVQKIFLYALLVLMAVFVLFPLYQALITSLGTEADVSNYPPKLLPTGFRFQNFVDANNMAPILRYLLNSLIQSSTVMISHLVMASLAAYAFAFIDFKYKNFFFLLFLSTQMIPWEATIIPNYMTIVNDLKLKDTYLGLTLPYLATAYGTFLVRQFFMSIPKDLHDAARIDGCGRLRFLITIAVPLARPALGTLAVYSFLTTYNQYLWPLLVTNNKDMRTVQIGLALLQDQERFLWNVVLAGVVMILTPTIILFIAGNRQLIRGLAAGAVKG
- a CDS encoding sugar ABC transporter permease produces the protein MATQTAPTTHTIGATSQRTNARIRNLKNFGVAMVFLAPSLVIFVSFVFIPLLKTIQLSFFLTDPIGRMAAFAGFENYERILGDKDLWNSLNVSLMFALYVVPATMILSLFFATLANFQLRGISVFRVIFSSTIAVSGATASLIFLFLFHPAIGIFNYVLDLAHLPRVQWLTGTATALLSVSMVTVWLNIGFNTVLFLAAMQGISQELYESATIDGAGFWQSFRHITIPLISPTLFFLIIVSTLGALQTFTQINVMTRGGPIDSTNVIVYLIYRAFYFNGQYGIAGAMSVVLFLIMLVFTILQFGVLERRVHYS
- a CDS encoding GAF domain-containing protein — encoded protein: MPKEKILLLEDHAELRAETTRILADAGYRVQSAATGADALVLARREAFDLLIADIFLPDQSGIQVFEQARGLLPDLAGIVITGHSTWELALDALRAGFVGFLVKPVVPEQLLAAIVNALEQEKLRRENARLRALVPLYELSRAFMGTLDLKDVLDLVVATIKRETKAETVSLMLLDEDRRELHIAAAAGLPPDIVGTERSALGNSIAARVAQSGEPMMIAEGLPLEPDIRKMMAKPHILSALSLPMLARGQVIGVLNLSRNHGNDPFTHGDLELATVFVSQAAIAIEQARWFNQLKRLNDLSQRLARAVDLDETVATLLSAPVDLLNARGAALWLADEMLGAGLKTLGLDVSQVPTDLYEQVVEGFHCEAQTGWFVIPLRHGERNLGALIAWLQSPEAPSAERLGLLRTLAHTAGAAIESHRLRAREKMAYRELDRAVRADSNLKETLDRLLNEMMDACDAERGAIFLRNPDEARIEPWVARGAETDPDFANAVVGEGLARVLTDPTQQQALIGVPMMTGARAEGAIVLARSSVTGGFHSEHVDLLSYLASATALIVRNAQLYARSEEASITEERTRIAREIHDGVAQDLAFLVMKTGVAERLLSQGKDKELKGELREVSNQLRRDLRDVRRIIFALRPLDIEAIGFLPAIQKFAKEFGAANEIDVQLETEGTWTGLSPKLETALFRLTQETLNNIRKHARAKHAWVTLALRDGIAALTVRDDGRGFDLAQATKAARARGSVGLVQMRERAERAGGTFALETAPGKGTLIHIELPAREN
- a CDS encoding carbon-nitrogen hydrolase; this translates as MKFKVALPQFAPRLGDVNANLGQILNLIEASRSLHADLVVLPELALTGYYLKDLVPHVAVRPTLDDPRFAPLIAASRDLDIAVGFVEEDARHRYYIAGAYLSERRVVHVHRKIYLPTYRLFDDGRFFAPGNAMRAFDTRFGRAGIAICEDAWHLSTPYVLWQDGADILIDLSASPGYGISTRPEVANAATVNNFLRTYAEILTTIVIFSNRVGNEDGIAFWGGSCVIGPDGETIAAAPHFEDALIVVEVDTDALRRARLRLPTLRDEQRELVRHELGRIAKSELDD
- a CDS encoding NAD+ synthase, translating into MINSLEPLEINTTLARKIIVRFIREEITRVGFARGVIGLSGGIDSSLSAYLAVEALGAANVLGVLMPYRTSDPQSRADGELVAQQLGIATRVVEITPMVEPYLAQFAGEDVRRRGNVMARQRMIVLYDQSEEFHALVLGTSNKTEALLGYTTQFGDNAAAIQPLADLYKCQVRQLARAVGVPDAIIAKAPSADLWQGQTDEGELGFTYDEADAVLYRLIDERRYVEEVIDLGFDARVVRRVAELVQRNQFKRVTPPVPKLSARTIGTDFLYDRDWGK